The following are encoded together in the Actinobacillus lignieresii genome:
- the ilvC gene encoding ketol-acid reductoisomerase → MANYFNTLNLRQKLDQLGRCRFMDRSEFADGCNFLKGKKIVIVGCGAQGLNQGLNMRDSGLDISYALRAEAIAEKRASFTRATENGFKVGTYQELIPTADLVINLTPDKQHSKVVADVVPLMKQGSAFGYSHGFNIVEEGEQIRKDITVVMTAPKCPGTEVREEYKRGFGVPTLIAVHPENDPKGEGMAIAKAWASATGGDRAGVLESSFVAEVKSDLMGEQTILCGMLQAGSIVCYNKLVADGKDPAYASKLIQYGWETITEALKQGGITLMMDRLSNAAKIRAFELSEEIKVQLNDLYLKHMDDIISGEFSSTMMADWANGDKNLLTWREETGKTAFENSPKADGIKISEQEYFDNGVVMVAMVKAGVEMAFDAMVASGIYEESAYYESLHELPLIANTIARKRLYEMNVVISDTAEYGNYLFSHVATPILAEKLIPMLQKGDLGEPTPAAEIDNVYLRDINDAIRNHPVELIGQELRGYMTDMKRISSQG, encoded by the coding sequence ATGGCTAACTATTTCAACACATTAAACTTACGTCAAAAATTAGACCAACTTGGTCGTTGCCGTTTTATGGATCGTAGCGAGTTTGCAGACGGCTGCAATTTCTTAAAAGGCAAGAAAATCGTTATCGTAGGTTGTGGTGCGCAAGGTTTAAACCAAGGTTTAAATATGCGTGATTCTGGTTTAGACATTAGCTATGCGTTACGTGCGGAAGCCATTGCTGAAAAACGTGCGTCATTTACTCGTGCAACCGAAAACGGTTTCAAAGTCGGCACATACCAAGAATTAATTCCAACCGCCGACTTAGTGATCAACTTAACGCCGGATAAACAACACTCTAAAGTAGTTGCAGATGTTGTTCCATTAATGAAACAAGGTTCTGCATTCGGTTACTCGCACGGTTTCAACATTGTTGAAGAAGGCGAGCAAATTCGTAAAGATATTACGGTTGTGATGACCGCACCAAAATGTCCGGGTACGGAAGTGCGTGAAGAATATAAACGTGGTTTCGGTGTGCCGACACTTATCGCTGTTCACCCTGAAAATGACCCGAAAGGTGAAGGTATGGCAATCGCAAAAGCGTGGGCATCCGCAACCGGTGGTGACCGTGCAGGCGTATTGGAATCTTCATTCGTAGCAGAAGTTAAATCTGACTTAATGGGTGAGCAAACCATCCTTTGCGGTATGTTACAAGCGGGTTCAATCGTATGTTACAACAAATTAGTGGCAGACGGTAAAGATCCGGCATACGCAAGTAAATTAATCCAATATGGTTGGGAAACGATTACCGAAGCGTTAAAACAAGGCGGTATCACCTTAATGATGGATCGCTTATCAAACGCTGCAAAAATCCGTGCTTTTGAATTAAGTGAAGAAATCAAAGTTCAATTGAACGACCTTTACTTAAAACACATGGACGACATCATCAGCGGTGAATTCTCATCAACCATGATGGCGGACTGGGCGAACGGTGATAAAAACTTATTAACGTGGCGTGAAGAAACCGGTAAAACCGCATTCGAAAACTCACCGAAAGCGGACGGCATCAAAATTTCCGAACAAGAATACTTTGATAACGGCGTAGTTATGGTTGCAATGGTGAAAGCGGGTGTAGAAATGGCATTCGATGCAATGGTTGCAAGCGGTATCTACGAAGAATCGGCATACTATGAGTCATTACACGAATTACCGTTAATCGCAAATACCATCGCTCGTAAACGTTTATATGAAATGAACGTGGTAATTTCAGATACGGCGGAATACGGCAACTACTTATTCTCTCACGTTGCAACGCCTATTCTTGCAGAGAAATTAATCCCGATGTTACAAAAAGGCGACTTAGGCGAACCGACTCCGGCTGCTGAAATCGACAACGTTTACTTACGTGATATCAACGATGCAATCCGTAACCATCCGGTTGAATTAATCGGTCAAGAGTTACGCGGTTATATGACGGATATGAAGCGTATTTCATCACAAGGTTAA
- a CDS encoding paraquat-inducible protein A — MRINQITLQRCPECETVVKIPANIPFQTAVCPNCHDVLRPANSWSLGRCSIIAIAILILLPFALTFPLMSIDLLGVPIHATVWGGVWKMATEGYSYTAFMVLLCSVVFPIAFALLVLSIRLQRLLAQRPRYTLIFLTKIQEWVMLDVYLVALAVAAFKIRDYADLSFSIHLSAFVIVTILTTLLFIKINPKRMWEDFYPEYHTLLGGHQGNVSLCPTCEYTFDEQIVDLKGRQRCPRCESNLAIPDSVKLQRVWACLLAGVVMMVPANLLPISATGLAGSVSADTLFSGVLTFISLGSYTVAAIVFIASIAVPFSKVTIILYLLLAIHYKWKHPIHWQMKALHYVHFVGRWSMLDLFVLALMMSLLERGQILSFSVGDAAFFFGAAVFLTMIASSNLDARMLWRIHYSNEKKG; from the coding sequence ATGAGAATAAATCAGATTACTTTGCAACGTTGTCCGGAATGCGAAACGGTAGTGAAAATACCGGCGAATATTCCGTTTCAAACGGCGGTTTGCCCGAATTGCCACGATGTTTTACGTCCGGCAAACAGTTGGAGCTTAGGTCGCTGTTCGATTATTGCGATTGCTATTTTAATTTTGTTGCCGTTTGCGCTGACTTTTCCGTTAATGAGTATCGATTTACTTGGTGTACCGATTCATGCCACCGTATGGGGCGGCGTGTGGAAAATGGCGACCGAAGGATATTCTTATACTGCCTTTATGGTATTACTTTGTTCGGTCGTGTTTCCGATTGCTTTTGCATTATTGGTACTTTCCATTCGGTTACAACGTTTATTGGCGCAACGACCGCGTTATACGTTGATTTTTCTAACTAAGATCCAAGAATGGGTGATGTTGGACGTCTATTTGGTCGCGTTGGCAGTGGCGGCGTTTAAAATACGGGATTATGCCGATCTCAGCTTTAGCATACATTTAAGCGCATTTGTGATTGTGACGATTTTAACGACATTACTGTTTATTAAAATTAATCCGAAAAGAATGTGGGAAGATTTTTATCCGGAGTACCATACTTTATTAGGCGGTCACCAAGGTAACGTCAGTTTGTGTCCGACCTGCGAATATACATTCGACGAACAAATCGTCGATTTAAAAGGTCGCCAGCGTTGCCCTCGTTGTGAAAGTAATTTAGCGATTCCTGATAGCGTGAAATTACAGCGTGTGTGGGCGTGTTTATTAGCCGGTGTGGTGATGATGGTTCCGGCGAATCTTTTACCGATTTCCGCCACAGGATTAGCCGGTTCGGTTTCCGCCGATACGCTTTTTTCAGGCGTACTAACCTTTATCAGTTTAGGCAGTTACACGGTTGCCGCCATCGTCTTTATTGCAAGTATCGCCGTACCGTTCAGTAAAGTGACGATAATTTTATATTTATTGTTAGCGATTCATTACAAGTGGAAACACCCGATTCATTGGCAGATGAAAGCGCTACATTACGTGCATTTTGTCGGACGTTGGTCAATGCTGGATTTATTTGTCTTGGCATTGATGATGTCACTGCTTGAACGAGGACAAATCCTTAGTTTTTCGGTCGGTGATGCGGCATTTTTCTTCGGGGCGGCGGTATTTTTGACGATGATTGCCTCAAGTAATTTGGATGCTCGAATGTTGTGGCGAATCCATTATTCCAATGAGAAAAAAGGCTAA
- a CDS encoding transglutaminase-like domain-containing protein — MKKLLLATLLASSAAFANQVPNHNTTTHTYEFNQNYDLVVPQGSKGETNLWVPLPFSNDYQDVKSIEFEGNYNKAYITENNQYGAKTLFANWDEKAQKRLLKVKLVVQTKDREPMATGALNGYQPPEKIIYSVDVQEYLKPTTHIKTDGIVKQYADKIVGKETNPLKKAELIHKWIVENMERDNSVLGCGDGNVEKMLTTGVLKGKCTDINSVFVALARASDIPAREIFGIRLGDAPKMSKFSKTAFGSSKDGIANENSGQHCRAEFYLAGFGWVPVDSADVAKMRLAEKKAVNDADTQAVSKYLFGNWEANWMGFNHARDFDLYPQPELTPINNFGYPYAEIGGDPLNSFDAKEFGYELISKELK, encoded by the coding sequence ATGAAAAAACTGCTATTAGCCACATTGCTGGCAAGCTCGGCTGCATTCGCCAACCAAGTTCCAAACCATAACACCACCACTCATACCTACGAATTTAATCAAAATTACGATCTCGTTGTGCCGCAAGGTTCAAAAGGCGAAACCAATTTATGGGTGCCTCTACCGTTCAGTAACGATTATCAAGATGTTAAATCAATTGAATTTGAGGGTAACTACAACAAAGCCTATATCACCGAAAATAACCAATACGGTGCGAAAACATTGTTCGCCAATTGGGATGAAAAAGCGCAAAAACGTTTGTTAAAAGTGAAATTAGTGGTGCAAACCAAAGACCGTGAACCGATGGCGACAGGGGCTTTAAACGGTTATCAGCCGCCGGAAAAAATCATTTATTCGGTGGATGTACAAGAGTATCTCAAACCGACTACTCACATTAAAACTGACGGCATTGTGAAGCAATATGCGGACAAAATTGTCGGCAAAGAAACCAACCCGCTGAAAAAAGCTGAGCTGATTCATAAATGGATTGTGGAAAATATGGAGCGTGATAATTCCGTATTGGGCTGTGGTGACGGTAATGTAGAAAAAATGCTCACTACCGGCGTGTTAAAAGGCAAATGTACCGATATTAACTCGGTATTTGTTGCTTTAGCCCGTGCTTCCGATATTCCGGCGCGTGAAATTTTCGGTATCCGTTTAGGTGATGCACCGAAAATGTCAAAATTCTCTAAAACTGCCTTCGGTAGTTCAAAAGACGGGATTGCGAATGAAAATAGCGGGCAGCACTGTCGTGCCGAATTTTATTTAGCCGGCTTCGGTTGGGTACCGGTCGATTCGGCGGACGTGGCGAAAATGCGTTTAGCTGAGAAAAAAGCAGTCAATGACGCCGATACGCAAGCCGTTTCAAAATACTTATTCGGTAACTGGGAAGCGAACTGGATGGGTTTTAACCATGCACGTGATTTTGACTTATATCCACAACCGGAACTAACACCGATTAATAATTTCGGTTATCCGTATGCAGAAATTGGCGGCGATCCGCTCAATTCATTTGATGCAAAAGAGTTTGGTTATGAGCTTATCTCAAAAGAACTCAAATAA
- a CDS encoding mercuric transporter MerT family protein — protein sequence MSLSQKNSNNRFFASLTAALVAAVSSTLCCIAPLVYLVFGISSPWLVGLSEYEYLQLPLLFVSLGTFGYGFWLLIFSKKIICTKYCSRRTLIILYWIAFVIILFFLSYPFILPWLLE from the coding sequence ATGAGCTTATCTCAAAAGAACTCAAATAATCGCTTTTTTGCCTCGCTTACCGCTGCACTGGTTGCGGCGGTAAGTTCAACGTTATGCTGTATCGCACCGCTGGTTTATCTGGTGTTTGGTATTTCTTCGCCGTGGTTGGTCGGGTTAAGCGAATATGAGTATTTACAGCTTCCGCTTCTGTTTGTTTCGCTTGGGACGTTCGGTTACGGCTTTTGGTTACTGATATTTTCCAAGAAAATTATTTGTACTAAATATTGTTCTCGCCGTACTTTGATTATTTTGTATTGGATTGCCTTTGTGATTATTCTGTTTTTCCTGAGCTATCCTTTTATTTTGCCTTGGTTATTAGAATGA
- a CDS encoding heavy-metal-associated domain-containing protein, producing MKKLLFTLLFSIGITPLVYANEAASTNNVTTEQQAQKEVNFYVKEMTCQLCVYLANKELRAIDGVISTKANMKERKVKIIANENVAVEQMIKAIEKLGYTAEQI from the coding sequence ATGAAAAAATTACTGTTTACTTTGCTTTTTTCTATCGGAATTACACCGCTTGTTTATGCCAATGAAGCTGCATCGACCAATAATGTGACAACCGAACAGCAGGCACAAAAAGAAGTGAATTTCTACGTTAAAGAAATGACCTGCCAATTATGTGTCTATTTGGCTAATAAAGAATTGCGAGCAATTGACGGTGTGATTTCGACCAAAGCGAATATGAAAGAGCGTAAAGTTAAAATCATTGCTAACGAAAATGTAGCGGTAGAGCAGATGATTAAAGCGATTGAAAAACTTGGTTACACCGCTGAGCAGATTTAG
- a CDS encoding iron-containing alcohol dehydrogenase, translating to MQNFNYFTPTKIVFGKDTEQQVGELIKAQHCNKVLIHYGNQSAKKSGLLDRIKASLDNASIAYVELGGVVPNPLLSLVYQGIELCKQEQVDFILAVGGGSVIDSAKAIAYGVAEEGDVWDLFDNKRQATACLPIATVLTISAAGSEMSDGSVITKDEGGIKRGYSNDLSRPKFSILNPELTVTLPDYQTASGNADILMHTMERYFTPNATMEITDTIAESILKTVMKNAQILVKDPKNYQARAEIMWCGSLSHNGLTGCGGGNGDWATHMLEHELSGMFDVTHGAGLAAMWGHWARYVYRDILPRFERFAIHAMGVTPAKTAEQTALKGIEAMENFFRSINMPTNLTELGVKVSTEQITEMAQKCSIASKGSIGAAKTLYEADMIAIYTAAKEA from the coding sequence ATGCAAAATTTTAATTACTTTACCCCGACCAAAATCGTATTCGGCAAAGACACCGAACAACAGGTTGGAGAATTGATTAAAGCGCAACATTGCAACAAAGTATTGATCCACTACGGTAACCAAAGTGCGAAAAAATCCGGTTTATTGGATCGCATTAAAGCATCATTAGATAACGCAAGTATTGCTTATGTAGAATTGGGCGGTGTAGTACCGAATCCGTTATTGTCTTTGGTTTATCAAGGCATTGAATTATGTAAACAAGAACAAGTCGATTTTATTCTTGCTGTCGGTGGCGGTAGTGTAATTGATTCCGCCAAAGCGATCGCTTACGGTGTGGCGGAAGAAGGCGATGTTTGGGATCTTTTTGATAATAAACGTCAAGCAACCGCTTGTTTACCAATTGCAACCGTTTTAACCATTTCAGCCGCCGGTAGTGAAATGAGTGACGGTTCGGTGATTACTAAAGACGAGGGCGGTATCAAACGCGGTTATAGTAATGATTTGTCTCGTCCGAAATTCTCAATTTTAAATCCCGAATTAACCGTCACCTTACCGGACTATCAAACCGCAAGCGGTAACGCAGATATTTTAATGCACACGATGGAGCGTTATTTCACACCGAACGCTACAATGGAAATTACCGATACGATTGCCGAGAGTATTTTAAAAACCGTGATGAAAAATGCGCAAATCTTAGTAAAAGATCCGAAAAATTACCAAGCCAGAGCGGAAATTATGTGGTGCGGAAGCCTATCTCACAACGGTTTGACCGGCTGCGGCGGCGGTAACGGCGATTGGGCGACGCATATGCTGGAACACGAATTAAGCGGTATGTTTGATGTAACCCACGGTGCCGGTTTAGCCGCAATGTGGGGACATTGGGCAAGATACGTATATCGTGATATCCTGCCTCGTTTTGAACGTTTTGCGATTCATGCCATGGGTGTAACGCCGGCAAAAACGGCAGAACAAACCGCCTTAAAAGGCATCGAAGCAATGGAAAATTTCTTCCGCAGCATTAATATGCCGACCAACTTAACCGAATTAGGCGTTAAGGTCAGTACGGAACAAATTACCGAAATGGCACAAAAATGCAGTATCGCCTCAAAAGGCAGTATCGGTGCGGCTAAAACCTTATATGAAGCGGATATGATCGCAATTTACACCGCAGCGAAAGAGGCATAA
- a CDS encoding LysR family transcriptional regulator, whose protein sequence is MLDKVEAVRYFCIAAETLHFREAANRLAISPQVVTRMIADLEQQLGEPLFKRNTRNISLTDFGKAFLADAQTWLKATETLFQTDFKESMRGTVRITLPRLPNNDLILVELLEALADYPQLHIDWRPDTALYNSVTKQIDIGVRISMQMEAHLITREITTIKERIVASPKLLAKLGQPQDLNDLQTRFPLCVEINPQTGKAWHWFNTPKQSFMVKDPYFISSESYSNLAVVLQGLAVGMLPEYHYAPHTKAGRLTILFPELAIPDWKMFIYRSQQENTPIRVLHVFNLLSEILQKHYGKAD, encoded by the coding sequence ATGCTCGATAAAGTGGAAGCGGTGCGTTACTTCTGTATTGCGGCGGAAACATTGCATTTTCGTGAAGCGGCAAACCGTTTGGCGATTTCACCGCAAGTCGTGACGCGTATGATTGCCGATTTGGAGCAACAATTAGGCGAACCGTTATTTAAGCGTAATACCCGCAATATTTCCCTAACCGATTTTGGTAAAGCGTTTTTGGCGGACGCACAAACTTGGCTGAAAGCGACCGAAACGTTATTCCAAACCGACTTTAAAGAATCTATGCGCGGTACTGTGCGGATTACCTTACCACGTTTACCGAATAACGATCTGATTTTAGTTGAGTTATTGGAAGCACTAGCAGATTACCCGCAATTGCATATTGACTGGCGACCGGATACCGCTTTGTATAACAGCGTGACAAAGCAAATTGATATTGGCGTGCGCATCAGTATGCAAATGGAGGCGCATCTGATTACTCGAGAGATTACTACTATCAAAGAACGGATCGTGGCAAGTCCTAAGTTATTGGCTAAATTAGGGCAACCGCAAGATCTAAATGATCTGCAAACTCGTTTCCCGTTATGCGTAGAGATCAATCCGCAGACCGGTAAAGCGTGGCATTGGTTTAATACGCCGAAGCAAAGTTTTATGGTAAAAGATCCGTATTTTATCAGTTCGGAAAGTTACAGTAATTTAGCGGTGGTGTTGCAAGGGTTGGCGGTCGGTATGTTGCCCGAGTATCATTATGCACCGCATACCAAAGCGGGAAGATTAACGATTTTATTTCCCGAGTTAGCGATTCCGGATTGGAAAATGTTTATCTACCGATCGCAGCAAGAAAACACTCCGATACGCGTGCTACACGTATTCAACCTATTGAGTGAGATTTTGCAAAAGCATTACGGAAAGGCGGATTAG
- the dapD gene encoding 2,3,4,5-tetrahydropyridine-2,6-dicarboxylate N-succinyltransferase has protein sequence MSLQAIIEAAFERRAEITPKTVDAETRAAIEEVIEGLDSGKYRVAEKIDGEWVTHQWLKKAVLLSFRINDNQIIDGAETKYYDKVALKFADYTEERFAQEGFRVVPSATVRKGAYISKNCVLMPSYVNIGAYVGEGTMVDTWATVGSCAQIGKNVHLSGGVGIGGVLEPLQANPTIIGDNCFIGARSEVVEGVIVEDGCVISMGVFIGQSTRIYDRETGEIHYGRVPAGSVVVSGSLPSKCGKYSLYCAVIVKKVDAKTLGKVGINELLRTIEE, from the coding sequence ATGTCTTTACAAGCAATTATCGAAGCGGCATTTGAGCGTCGTGCTGAAATCACACCAAAAACAGTTGATGCGGAAACGCGTGCAGCAATCGAAGAAGTTATCGAAGGTTTAGATAGCGGTAAATATCGTGTAGCGGAAAAAATTGACGGTGAGTGGGTTACTCATCAATGGTTAAAAAAAGCGGTTTTACTTTCATTCCGTATCAATGACAACCAAATCATTGACGGTGCGGAAACCAAATACTATGACAAAGTTGCATTAAAATTTGCCGATTACACCGAAGAACGTTTTGCACAAGAAGGTTTCCGTGTAGTGCCGTCTGCAACCGTACGTAAAGGCGCATATATTTCTAAAAACTGCGTATTAATGCCGTCTTATGTAAACATCGGTGCATACGTAGGCGAAGGCACAATGGTGGACACTTGGGCAACCGTAGGTTCATGCGCACAAATCGGTAAAAACGTTCACTTATCAGGCGGCGTAGGTATCGGCGGCGTATTAGAGCCGTTACAAGCAAACCCGACGATTATCGGCGACAACTGCTTTATAGGCGCACGTTCGGAAGTGGTTGAAGGCGTAATTGTAGAAGACGGTTGTGTCATTTCAATGGGCGTATTTATCGGTCAATCAACTCGTATTTATGACCGTGAAACTGGCGAAATCCACTACGGTCGCGTACCGGCTGGCTCTGTGGTGGTATCCGGTAGCCTTCCGTCAAAATGCGGTAAATACAGCTTATATTGCGCAGTTATCGTGAAAAAGGTTGATGCGAAAACTTTAGGTAAAGTGGGCATTAACGAATTACTTCGTACTATCGAAGAGTAA
- the aroQ gene encoding type II 3-dehydroquinate dehydratase translates to MKKILLLNGPNLNMLGKREPHIYGSQTLSDIEQHLQQSAQAQGYELDYFQANGEESLINRIHQAFQNTDFIIINPGAFTHTSVAIRDALLSVSIPFVEIHLSNVHAREPFRHHSYLSDIAKGVICGLGAKGYDYALDFAISELQKIQLGEMMNG, encoded by the coding sequence ATGAAAAAAATCCTTCTCCTAAACGGCCCTAATTTGAATATGTTAGGCAAACGCGAACCGCATATTTACGGCTCGCAGACCCTCTCAGATATTGAACAACACTTACAACAATCGGCACAGGCACAAGGTTACGAATTAGATTATTTTCAAGCAAACGGAGAAGAGTCGCTGATTAATCGTATTCATCAAGCATTTCAAAATACCGATTTTATTATCATCAACCCCGGTGCATTTACCCATACCAGCGTGGCAATTCGTGATGCGTTGTTGTCGGTATCCATTCCGTTCGTTGAAATCCATCTTTCGAATGTACACGCCCGTGAACCTTTCCGCCACCATTCTTATCTAAGCGATATAGCAAAAGGCGTAATTTGCGGTTTAGGTGCAAAAGGTTATGATTATGCGCTCGACTTCGCAATTTCAGAATTACAAAAAATACAATTAGGAGAAATGATGAATGGCTAA
- a CDS encoding glycosyltransferase family 32 protein: MANPVKYESLIVVCNGLERLFGNIVKVLSYPFHAVLPKLRFTIPEYSPAKIKSKQTTRITKTIWQTNYSNKVTLPVYANYLFNRLMSLSYDYRYVSTEDREAYIKANADERTFNAYSKLTDGAAQADFWRVFTLLQEGGIYIDIDGHLVFPISQIIRENDQEVLIKRRDKYTNFFLACEKGHPILKDTLEIIISNIENRRIEGGVFVMTGPDTLNAAIGSKQVNTRRDKVTCAQGTFTNEYFQYIDKPRSKWNYKKNEDLLK; the protein is encoded by the coding sequence ATGGCTAATCCGGTGAAATATGAATCGCTGATTGTCGTCTGTAATGGTTTAGAACGCTTATTCGGCAATATTGTTAAAGTATTAAGCTACCCGTTTCATGCCGTTTTGCCTAAACTTCGTTTTACCATTCCGGAATATAGTCCGGCAAAAATTAAGTCGAAGCAAACTACCCGAATCACGAAAACCATTTGGCAAACCAATTATTCAAACAAAGTAACGTTACCGGTATATGCGAATTATCTGTTTAACCGCTTAATGTCGCTAAGTTACGATTATCGCTATGTCAGTACTGAAGATCGTGAGGCTTATATTAAGGCGAATGCTGATGAACGCACATTTAATGCTTATAGCAAGCTAACCGACGGTGCGGCGCAAGCAGATTTTTGGCGTGTGTTTACATTATTGCAAGAAGGCGGAATCTATATTGATATTGACGGGCATTTGGTCTTCCCAATCTCACAAATTATTCGGGAAAATGATCAGGAAGTCTTAATTAAACGTCGTGACAAATATACCAATTTCTTTTTAGCTTGCGAGAAAGGTCATCCTATCTTAAAAGATACGCTTGAGATTATTATCAGCAATATCGAAAATCGCCGTATCGAAGGCGGGGTGTTTGTGATGACGGGGCCGGATACACTGAATGCCGCAATTGGTAGCAAACAAGTCAATACTCGCCGAGACAAAGTGACTTGCGCACAAGGTACTTTCACCAACGAGTATTTTCAGTATATTGACAAACCTCGTAGTAAATGGAACTACAAAAAGAACGAAGATTTATTAAAATAA
- the accB gene encoding acetyl-CoA carboxylase biotin carboxyl carrier protein, with product MDIRKIKKLIELVEESGITELEVSEEEGTVRISRAQPAASAAVQYVAAPQAAAVAPAPTAAPVAQAAPVAAAPAEVSGHAVLSPMVGTFYRSPSPDAKPFIEVGQTVNIGDALCIVEAMKMMNRIESDKAGVVKAILVNDGEAVEFDQKLIIIE from the coding sequence ATGGATATTCGCAAAATCAAAAAACTTATCGAATTAGTTGAAGAATCAGGCATCACTGAATTAGAAGTGTCTGAAGAAGAAGGTACAGTACGTATTAGCCGTGCTCAACCGGCTGCATCGGCGGCGGTACAATACGTTGCGGCACCGCAAGCGGCGGCGGTTGCGCCCGCACCTACGGCGGCACCTGTTGCACAAGCAGCTCCGGTTGCAGCGGCACCGGCGGAAGTAAGCGGTCACGCAGTGCTTTCACCAATGGTAGGTACCTTCTACCGTAGCCCAAGCCCGGATGCAAAACCGTTTATCGAAGTAGGTCAAACGGTAAATATCGGTGATGCGTTATGTATCGTTGAAGCAATGAAAATGATGAACCGTATCGAATCGGACAAAGCCGGTGTGGTTAAAGCGATTTTAGTAAACGACGGCGAAGCGGTTGAATTCGACCAAAAACTTATCATCATCGAATAA
- the accC gene encoding acetyl-CoA carboxylase biotin carboxylase subunit → MLEKVVIANRGEIALRILRACKELGIKTVAVHSTADRELKHVLLADETICIGPAPSVKSYLNIPMIIAAAEVTNADAIHPGYGFLSENADFAEQVENSGFTFIGPTADVIRLMGDKVSAINAMKKAGVPCVPGSDGPVGNDPAKNKEIAKRIGYPVIIKASGGGGGRGMRVVYNEKDLEESIAMTKAEAKAAFNNDMVYMEKYLENPRHIEIQVLADTHGNAVYLAERDCSMQRRHQKVVEEAPAPGITPELRKFIGERCANACREIGYRGAGTFEFLFENGEFYFIEMNTRLQVEHPVTEMITGVDLVKEQLRVAAGLPISIKQEDIKVKGHAMECRINAEDPNTFLPSPGKITRLHVPGGLGVRWDSHIYNGYTVPPHYDSMIGKLITFAEDRDIAIRRMQNALSETIVEGIKTNIPLHNLIMEDENFRKGGTNIHYLEKKLGLK, encoded by the coding sequence ATGTTAGAAAAAGTTGTCATTGCAAACCGCGGCGAAATCGCATTACGTATTTTACGTGCATGTAAAGAGCTTGGTATCAAAACGGTTGCGGTTCACTCAACGGCTGACCGTGAATTAAAACACGTGCTTTTAGCGGACGAAACGATTTGTATCGGCCCAGCTCCTTCAGTAAAAAGTTACTTAAATATTCCAATGATCATTGCCGCTGCGGAAGTGACTAACGCAGATGCAATCCACCCTGGTTACGGTTTCTTATCTGAAAATGCGGATTTTGCCGAACAAGTAGAAAACTCAGGCTTTACCTTTATCGGCCCGACTGCTGATGTGATTCGTTTAATGGGTGATAAAGTATCGGCAATCAATGCAATGAAAAAAGCGGGCGTACCTTGCGTACCGGGTTCTGATGGTCCGGTAGGCAACGATCCGGCTAAAAACAAAGAAATTGCAAAACGTATCGGTTATCCGGTTATTATTAAGGCGTCCGGCGGCGGCGGCGGTCGCGGTATGCGAGTGGTATATAACGAGAAAGATCTCGAAGAATCTATCGCAATGACCAAAGCGGAAGCGAAAGCGGCATTTAATAATGATATGGTGTATATGGAAAAATATTTAGAAAATCCACGCCATATTGAAATCCAAGTATTAGCGGATACACACGGTAATGCGGTTTATTTAGCGGAACGTGACTGTTCGATGCAGCGCCGTCACCAAAAAGTGGTAGAAGAAGCACCGGCACCGGGTATTACCCCTGAATTACGTAAATTCATCGGTGAGCGTTGTGCAAATGCGTGTCGTGAAATCGGCTATCGTGGTGCGGGTACATTCGAATTCTTATTCGAAAACGGCGAATTCTATTTCATTGAAATGAATACCCGTTTACAAGTAGAACATCCGGTCACAGAAATGATTACCGGCGTGGACTTAGTAAAAGAGCAATTACGTGTGGCGGCAGGTCTTCCGATTTCAATCAAACAAGAAGACATTAAAGTGAAAGGCCATGCGATGGAATGCCGTATCAATGCGGAAGATCCGAACACCTTCTTACCTTCTCCGGGTAAAATCACACGTTTACACGTGCCGGGCGGTTTAGGCGTGCGTTGGGATTCTCATATTTATAACGGCTATACCGTACCACCGCATTACGATTCGATGATCGGTAAACTGATTACCTTTGCAGAAGATCGTGATATTGCAATCCGTCGTATGCAAAATGCCTTATCAGAAACGATTGTGGAAGGTATCAAAACCAATATTCCATTACACAATCTGATTATGGAAGACGAAAACTTCCGTAAAGGTGGCACAAATATCCACTACCTCGAGAAAAAGCTCGGTCTTAAATAA